In Cryptomeria japonica chromosome 5, Sugi_1.0, whole genome shotgun sequence, the genomic window CATTATTCTAAGACAAACCaaacaattaaataaaaacattaacATAAATATATAGATTTCACCATTACACTTGATCAAACTTATTATATCTAGTTATATTAATGATTTAATTAACCTAGATTATTTATGGGGTAGTGACAATGTCCCTTACAAAAATGAAACCCTAGGAGACTCACGAAAATTGAAGATGTCTAAATTTTTAGGGGCCAAATCACCTTAGGCGTTCAAATTTTCTCACCATACCACAtattttgagaaaataataacAATGCAGGTGTGGGAAATTTTCATCTTCATATCTATCTGTAATGGTGTAGACACAGACCGGGAAAGCCGTTAGAGCAAACTACAATGAGCAGATTTTTACAGTTCATTTTTTGTACCAAGATAACCTGAATATATCCAATAAAATCTGAAATTGGCCATTTGTTTTTTAATGTGAAACCATCTGAAGCAGCGGTGCTGCTTCAAGTAAGAATCCGGAGATTGAAGGTAATTTATATTGGCCTAAACCCacgatttatttatttgcaaaatgATTTAgatcacagtgtcatttgaaatATGCATATGTTTATTGATTAAAAAGGAATTCCGAATTTCAAATCTCGGGAGAAAAAGCAGAGGAAAGAGTATACAAAAACCCTGCCCAAATTCCGAGCCGTGTAGGATTTGAAGTTGCTTAGCAAAAATGATTAAATCATTGGGAAAAGAGGTTGAAATTCATTAGAGCCTCTCAATTTTTCGAATAGTTGATTGGGAACGTCCTTCATAAAATGATATTGAGTCTGAAAGAATTTGATGCAAAAAAGAAACGACTCAACAAAATCATTCAATAGCAGAAATAacatttatttgaattatttaatttttaactGCTTAATCATATTAGAGATTTTGGGTATCTACAATCTATCATTTTGTTGCAACAAGGTTTTTGGATAAAAACTGTGCATAAATGTTTTGAAGCATTGACATCCCTGATCAGTGGCCATTTTTCTTTACAATTAACATTCCAAAAGTTCTGATGTTTCACTCCTGTGACCATTTTTCTTTACAATTAACATTCCAAAAGTTCTGATGTTTCACTCCTGTGAGTATCACGTAGATgcaatgagtattgtgagtattgAGTGAACCATTAATAACTGTGGAAGATGAGTTcaatattcataaaatataaatTGATGAAGATTGACTCATAAATCATCACATGTATTTTACATAGTCATTACAGTTTCTTTTTACATAGTCATTACAGTTTCTTTAAGTCCTAGATTAGAAGTTTTTTTTCCATGAATTCCACACTAGACTTCCCTTATATGCAATCTATTACACAATACAaaatattttgatgtagaaactTATTCAACGTTTTCTTGAATTCAATAGATTCTTTCCAGCAGAAAAATCTATCCACGGTCAGGTTTTTGTACTCCCTCTGAAATTGTATTCTTGCTTTCGATGCAGGTTGCAAAAATGTTGGCATGCCTCTGTTTCCCGTCTCTCTCAGAATTTTATGCATCCTTGATCATTTTCACACTTTCCGCCACAGTTGCAGTTTTGGGATAATCtttttcatcatattcttttttatTACTGTCTATTgccttttcttcattttgttcTTTTCCAGATCTGCTATAGAATTTTTTCTCTTTTCAGGTCTAGCTTCTCCTCCTTCAATTTCAATTATCCCTGCATATGCAAACATAATCTGTAGATTATCCAGTGTTCTCCAAAGCAAATTTACTTGATTCTCCATAGCATCGTTTTCTTGTATTATTAAATCTCCCTTCTCTATAAGCAATTTATTGTTCTTTTGCCACTCTGAGTCGATGTAACTTCCCATTACTTTCCGACCCTGCTCTGGGACCCATCAGCGAATGGATTCTCAAAAATAGTACATATTAACAGAAAATATGGACACAATAAATTATCTAGTGAACTTGAATgacaatttttatatatttttcccaCTGACAACTACAATTATAGACGTTATAGGTTTCCCTTCTTATCAATTTGCTTAGTATCCTTCTTACTTCAAAAATACATCACGCATAGGTTTCATTGAGTTCTATTATTGAAACTCCTTCGCATGAAATTCTAAATGTGCTTGCCTTATTGTAACATCGTTTCTAAGTATGTGTACGTGTAGAAACTATTCTTTAAATTATTTTGTGTTTCAAATCAATCATAATCGTGTTGTTAAGTGTAGTTAATGGAAGTTCTAAATGTGCTTATCTTATTTGAAATTCTAAACGTGCTTACATTATTATAACATTGGCTCTAACTATGTGCGCATATGTTTAAACTTTTCTTTGATCATTTTGTGTTTCAAATTAATCATAATAGGTTTCATTGAATTTCATATTTGAATCTCCTTTGCATAAATTTCTAAATGTGCTTACCTTATATTGTAACATCGGTTCTAACTATGTGCACATATGTAGAAACTTTTCTTTTAATCATTTTGTGTTTCAAATTAATTGTAATCGTGGTGCAAAAAGTCATATCAATAAAAATTGCGAGTGCTAATCGGCTGCTGATTTCCATATGCTCCTGCATCAAACCCTCATATTCAGAAAACATTGAACATCCCTGTTTAATCTACAATGTGAGATCTTTTAATGCACAGATATGTCTCTTGTTCTCTTGCATATAACTCTTCTTTGCAGCAGGAGGTTCTCTCCATATGAAGCTTTATCTAACTTTCCAGTATAATTCTTATCTTACTTTCAAGTTGCAAATTGCTGACATGATATCTTTTGTACCTTCTTCGTACCTTCCACGTCCTTGATCATTTTTGCACCTTTCACTGCTTCAGTAGTCCTGGGATTGAGAGCTTTATATTTAACGTATTATTATGTATAAACCTCTATTCCCTTTCCCATGGTCTGTTATTTATTACATCCACTGTATGCATTTTCTTCTTCAATTCCAGGTCTAATTTCACCACCTTACATGTCAATTCAGTCTTCACTGACAAAAACATTCTGTAGTATATCCAATGTTTTATTCAAACCAAATCTAGTATGATTtttcaatatgttattttcctaGATTGTAAATATGATAATATCCTCTGTTATTGGATTTGGCCAGAATGCTGACTGAACCTGGATCAGTTCGGAACAGGCATGGATCTCAGTCTGTGTCCGGCCTGGATTCTATCTGGGGAACAACCCTGGGCCAACTGAGGGGAATCCGTCCAACAAAACATACAAAAGTCAAAATTTTAATGAAATAAAGCctaaaacaagaaaaagaaaaagaaaacaaaaccctAACTAACTCCCAAAACTGACTTCTAAGTCACTAACAACACACAAAACACTTAAGACAAAAGCAGCTAGTGGTGGTGGTACTTGTGCTGCATGTGGTTCAAATGAACTAGCTGATGATGTCGATATTCTCACTGAATAGCAATATGACGATTTGTACTGATTTTCTATTTTCAGTTGCTCTAATATAAACCTTTCTGATTTATCGTTAAGTTTTAACATTTGACAATTGACATTGTATTTAGTTTTGTATATCTTGTATTTATTACACAGCTGAACACAGCCATACAAACCTGGGAAAAAAAAATCAGTGAACTAGTAAAACTGAACCCTGAATAGTAAGTTGGAAATTATCCCATCTTGTCAAGCAACATCTTGTTCTGACTAAATCCATGTATTTGCCTAGGAATATCCAAGCCTGTGCTGATAGCAGTTGACGCAGACATTCAAAAAAGGTCACACCAATAGCCATTCTAAACACACAACAAAATCATCCAATGAACCTTAATATTAAACAATTTTAGATTTTTCCCAATTACCATTCCACAATCATATACATTCTCAGTTTTCATCCTTTCATCAGAATCATGTCTCTATTAGTACACCATAATTACAGTTTCATTGATGTAGATAAGAAAATCCTTCGTATCAAAATCCAACTGGACTTTCCTTATCTCAGAATCAGTCCTGGACTTTCTATTTTCAGTTGCTCTAATATAAACCTTTCTGATTTATCTTTAAGTTTTAACATTTGACAATTGACATTGTATTtaattttgtatattttgtatTTATTACACAGCTGAACACAGCCATATACCAAACCTGGGAAAAACATGCAGTGAACTAGTAAAACTGAACCCTGAATAGCAAGTTGGAAAATAAACTATCTTCTCAAGCCTCATCTTGTTCTGACTAAATCCATGTATTTGCCTAGGAATATCCAAGCCCGTGCTGATAGTAGTTGACACAGACATTAAAAAAAGGTCACACCAATAGCCATTCTAAATACAGAACAAAATCATCGAATGAACCTTAATATCAAACAATTTTTAGATTTTTCCCAATTACCATTCCACAATCATATACATTCTTAGTTTTCATCCTTTCATCAAAATCATGCCTCTATTAGTACACCATAATTACAGTTTCATTGATGTAGATAAGAAAATCCTTTGTATCAAAATCCAACTGGACTTTCCTTATCTCAGAATCAGTTCTAAGCATGAGTGGTTTTTTCCAATCTTTCTAATTCCTAACTTTAGTAGAAAATCTAGTTAATAAAATTTCAACAATTAATAAAAGGCTTATTTCTTCATTCTTCTGCATCAAAAAAGGATAATGAAAATCCTCAAATCCAATTTGAATCACGAGTTTTAGGATTTTGAATATGTATGTTTTGCTTTAACTATTGAGAACGTTCAGAAACAGTTAAATTATATTAGTCTATGGATGACCAGAGTTGGTCTGAACTCAAGAGTATTGCAATTTACAATAGCTCATTACTGATCTTGAATGCTAAAAGGATCCAATACATGGATCTAGACTTTGGAGGTAAAAGGACCTAGTAAGAGATGGGCAGGCCATAGATGGTTCAAGATATGCAATGCCATACCTTACATAATAGATTAGTTCTTAGATATGCCATTGCTTGATACaggaattttctaaaagagaatagaAAGGAAAATCACAAGTAATGCTTTGCCCTTAAGGACAGAAAAGTAGATCcttaaaatgaatttatttgagCAGAATAATGGTCTCCTTCCTTTCAAATTTGTCTTTAACTGCACTGTTGATGTTTGTATAGGGTTTCACAACAATCAGTGCAAGTGCTGGATTGGAGAACTGGTCTTCTTTCTGATCTGGATTGTAAAGCAAAGATTTTATGTTGCTTGGGAATGAAGATATGAGAACTGATATCGACCTTTGATTCTTGACAATAGAGAATTTATGGCAAAGAAAAATAAGAAGGGAAATAAGGGTGCCAATGCAAAGCAGAATGGCAGAAGACTGCCAGCTGCTCCTTTGGAGTCTGATTTGTCTTCATGTGCACCTGTAAGTGAGGATACACCCATGATAGATGCAGATGGTACTGCTACTGAAAAACAAGGAAAATCTATGGATTCTGAACGGGCACCTTGCAAACATTTGGGTAAAGGGGTGAACTGTAGGATTTTTGTAAGACGGATTGAAAATTCTCAAGTTCTGAAGTGCAAGGGGTGTGCAAAATCAAATGAAAGtgattctaaaaataaaaaagttaagaAAGGAAAGAGTAAGAGCTCAACAAAAAAGGGCAGGTCCAGGTCAAATGACATGTGGCAGCCTGAAGATGATTGGCCAAGAAGCACCTGGGTTTGTCTTTCATGTGGCTTTATAGGCTGTGGTAGCATTCCGGACTCATTTGAGAAGGGTGGAAACAAAGAAAATGGACTAAAATTATCCAGTGAAGAGGCAATAGACAGGGGACATGCTTGGCAACATTTCCTTGGTTTAAATCATCCATGCGCAATGCAGTGTGGTGATAGGATATTGTTCAGGTGTTTTCTTTGCAAGTCTACTTTGCAATATGACTTTTCCAAGGCTAGTAACGGAAAAGATAAGGTTATTGATTGTGAGGGCGATTGGAGCCTGTCAATATTACAAGCCTGGAAGGCAGTTCAGGAAAAACTTGTTAAAGAATCAAGCACTGTCAATGGTATTTGTAGTGTTATGAACAAGGAAATAAGGCAGGAGAAGAGTGGAACTGTTCTTATAGAGGACAAAGCAGATGGGTTAGTTTTATGTGGCCGTGTGATCAAAGGTTTGATGAATCTTGGCAATACGTGCTTCTTCAATTCTGTTTTGCAAAATATGCTTGCTTTGGATGAGCTCCGAGATCATTTCACCCAACCAAATGTAGAATTTCTAGGACAGGTATCTCTCTCTTTGAGAAATCTTTACATGGAAACCAGTTTGGAAAGGCAACAAGGTGATAAAGCAAAAGAATTGGATTCCTGCTTGTTGAATGCAAACACTAAGAAGGGCAGGAGAAGCAGGATGCCTCCTACTAGTGGTAAGGGAGTCATCAGCCCAGGTTCTCTTTTCAATGCTATTTGTGCTAAGGCTCCTCGTTTCAGGGGATTCCAACAACAAGATAGCCATGAATTGTTGAAGTACTTGTTGGACAGCCTAAAGACAGAGGAATCAAATGAAAGTAAGCTTCAACGCAAACAGCTGAATAAATCTCCAGGTGAAAGTGATAATGAGCAGTTATCTAGCAGACAGTTCCGGACGCATATGCATACAAATGAGAGGAATAGCCATTCGGATACATTGACATTGGTAGATAGTATCTTTGGTGGTCAGCTTTCCAGCACTGTTCGATGCTGTGTATGTGGCTTTTCTTCTGTCATGCATGAGCCATTTCTTGATCTGTCTTTACCTATTCCAAGAAATGAAATGCCTAAGAGGTCTTCAATCCGAGGGCAGAATAAGTTTGCTTCAGCATCAACATTAGAGAAGTGTTCACCAAAGAAACAGTTGCAAAAGGATGCTAGTAAGGAGAGGAAAAAACAAGGAAAGAAAAGTCAGGTTTCCCCAATGACAAAATCAGAAGCAAAAGAAATGATAGTTTGCTCTGGGAAGTTTTCATCTGCTGCTTCTGTTGAAAATATAATTCCTGATACTCCAAATGGACCTACAACAAGAGGAGATCCTGAACAGCTTAATTGCTTGCTTCCTCTTAAACAATCTGCTGAAGGTCCATGTCAGAGTACTTTTGATCTATCAGAAACCATGGAGCGAATTGAGGAGAGTGATGTAAAAAGCATTGATTGTAATTGCAATGGAATTCTACTTGATAACTCTGAAACGATATCTGTAAAACAAACTTCTAACAATATATCCATTTGCCAGAATGGACATAATGTAGATGAGAATACAATATTTTCCCCGTCAGAGAATGCAATGGTCATGCAATCACATTCTGATTGCCAGGATAGATCTGCAATCTATAACAATGAAAAGAATGGCGAGTTTGAAGAAGAGGATAAGCCTTTCCTAGTTGCTGACAAAGATTTTTATAATGGTCTTAATGCAGGAGAAGGAGTAGGGGTTGGAACTACAAATGATAGTGAATTGTTCACTCGATCGAACACCAGCAAAGACTGTCACAAGCACTTCGATGTGAAGTCTGTACTGGCTATGGACTCCGAGCATGTTCCTATGGAGTGTGATGGGATTGAACTGGTCGATCAAGATACACCATCTAGTgaaaaacaacaagaagaaaaatgTGAAGTTGAGAACAATATATGTCAGGAAAATGGAAGACAAGATATATGTGAGGCAGAAACTAATGCTGCTACGGAGAGAAGTAACATGATAAGCACAGAAGTGTTTTCAAATGCAATTGTTCCAATGTCTATTGATGGGTGTTTTACTTCATTCACAAGACCAGAACTTCTTTCAGGAGACAATGCATGGGAGTGTGATGGATGCTCTGCACGGTTTGGAAATGAAAGTTCAAATGACAAAACAGCAAGGTTGGAGGATGCAATTAACATGAAGTTCTCTgcagccttggactttgaaggtgGACAGGACAAGACAATCCACAAAAGAGGGACACACATTGAAAATGATAAAAATCCTTCTCAATCATGTGCCAAGGAAGATAAGGAGTTTGATGGAACTAAAAAACTCTCAAGTTTGAATGATCAAGGTAGTGGACAGTTATCCAGTCCACAAAAACAACAAATGGGCACAGTAGATTTTGGCAGCTGTGACATAGTGCAAGGTAGTTTTTGCAAATCTTATTTTAGATGAAGTTTCTGCTTCAAGGTGTTTGCAAGTTCTGATGGTTTTTAATAATGTGTCTGTTTTAACCTTTGCTAAGGCTGATgcagaaaatgaaataaatttccGACCTAAAAGGGTTGCTACTAGAAGTTCCTTGCGAATGGCTGAAAGAATCTTTAAAGAATCAGGAGATCTCAAGGAGGATTTTGCAAAAGTTGATGTTCATCAACAAAAAGGCTTTAGATCATGTGGAAGAAAGCAAAAGATGGAGAATATTGATGCTATGGGGACAAATCTTGAACCTAAGCGAGTGAAGCGGGATGCTACTAAACAATATCTCATCAGCAAGGCTCCAAATGTCTTGATCGTGCACTTAAAGAGATTTACGCAAGATTTGCGGGGCCGTTTAAGCAAATTGAGTGGTCATGTTACATTCCAAGACAAGCTTGATTTAAGCCCTTATCTGGATCCCAAGTATGCCATCAAACCCTTTAAAGCTACAAGAACttcattttctttttctctattcaTATTCTTTTACCTTGATAGATAtctattttcaattttgtgattataTGCTATTGGATTTGTTGTTCTCCTATATTTTGTTTTTTCCTGCAAGATGTTCCTTTGAGTGGTCTTTAACTCTTGTCAGATTTTCTTTTGCTTCCCATGCCACTATGTTTATGGGCAACTTTATGATAGCATAAAAACACATGGAATCTCAtaatggttttggttttggttttgatgaaaTAAAAATAGCTACATTGTCTTAACAATTAATGCATATGAACACAGGATTTTAAGGAATCATGATGAAACATATTGTACTCAATATCAATGTTATCCTATAGTAATTATTTTAATTAGGCGCTGGTAGTTTTCAAGATTGTGTTAATTGCAAGTTTTCACCTTCAAGAGGGTTGAGAATCAAACAAGTATTGTACAATGTATTTTGATTTAGAAGTGCTCTGTTTGAAATGGAGGGCAACTTGAGTTTCAGTATAACTGTGGGCCCTGACAATGAACTCTAACTTGTGTTGTTGGGTGATTATGTCATATCGTAATTAGAATGTTAAGTGTGTTAAGGGTTTGTGGTTACTTGACGGTTGCCGACAATTGGCACCGAGCAACCTGTAGtgacacctatatatatgtacttgggTCTCTATTTCAGGACATGGATATTGCTTCAGGAAACTATGTTTTAAATGTACTGGTATTTTGGAATTAATGAATACAGACATATGAGTTCTTTTTGCTTGCATCTTTGTGTATTGCTACATTTCCTATATCTCTGTATTGTTATGCACTGAATGCACACACCCCTCGGGGGCAAAACATTTGGCGCTGTTGCCAAGTTAAACTTGGGAATGACGGGAGCATACTACATGGCACgacgataatgggacaaccattgagCGAGGGGACAAGTAGCAATCTCGAGGAATTGTTCGAAGGGGAGAGGGCACTGACAAGGGACTTCACCTGCATCTTACAAGCATCAATTGAAACTTATGTACGAAGGGAAGCCACAAAGGAGGACGTCCTTGAGAGCGTCGTGTGGAGTGCCCTTGGCATAAGTCCGGCGGTGAATCGGTTGATGAATAACCTGCCTAGCCTGTTGGCACAAGCATTTCTTGCCCTACAAACTTGCCGAGAGGAAACCTACCATGAGAACCGTCGACAACAAATTTTACAACAATTCGAAGAGAGGAGTCGACGGGAGGAGGACGAACGTGACGAAGGCCGCTGATGAACCTTTCACTTG contains:
- the LOC131042060 gene encoding ubiquitin carboxyl-terminal hydrolase 2 isoform X2; its protein translation is MAKKNKKGNKGANAKQNGRRLPAAPLESDLSSCAPVSEDTPMIDADGTATEKQGKSMDSERAPCKHLGKGVNCRIFVRRIENSQVLKCKGCAKSNESDSKNKKVKKGKSKSSTKKGRSRSNDMWQPEDDWPRSTWVCLSCGFIGCGSIPDSFEKGGNKENGLKLSSEEAIDRGHAWQHFLGLNHPCAMQCGDRILFRCFLCKSTLQYDFSKASNGKDKVIDCEGDWSLSILQAWKAVQEKLVKESSTVNGICSVMNKEIRQEKSGTVLIEDKADGLVLCGRVIKGLMNLGNTCFFNSVLQNMLALDELRDHFTQPNVEFLGQVSLSLRNLYMETSLERQQGDKAKELDSCLLNANTKKGRRSRMPPTSGKGVISPGSLFNAICAKAPRFRGFQQQDSHELLKYLLDSLKTEESNESKLQRKQLNKSPGESDNEQLSSRQFRTHMHTNERNSHSDTLTLVDSIFGGQLSSTVRCCVCGFSSVMHEPFLDLSLPIPRNEMPKRSSIRGQNKFASASTLEKCSPKKQLQKDASKERKKQGKKSQVSPMTKSEAKEMIVCSGKFSSAASVENIIPDTPNGPTTRGDPEQLNCLLPLKQSAEGPCQSTFDLSETMERIEESDVKSIDCNCNGILLDNSETISVKQTSNNISICQNGHNVDENTIFSPSENAMVMQSHSDCQDRSAIYNNEKNGEFEEEDKPFLVADKDFYNGLNAGEGVGVGTTNDSELFTRSNTSKDCHKHFDVKSVLAMDSEHVPMECDGIELVDQDTPSSEKQQEEKCEVENNICQENGRQDICEAETNAATERSNMISTEVFSNAIVPMSIDGCFTSFTRPELLSGDNAWECDGCSARFGNESSNDKTARLEDAINMKFSAALDFEGGQDKTIHKRGTHIENDKNPSQSCAKEDKEFDGTKKLSSLNDQGSGQLSSPQKQQMGTVDFGSCDIVQG
- the LOC131042060 gene encoding ubiquitin carboxyl-terminal hydrolase 2 isoform X1 yields the protein MAKKNKKGNKGANAKQNGRRLPAAPLESDLSSCAPVSEDTPMIDADGTATEKQGKSMDSERAPCKHLGKGVNCRIFVRRIENSQVLKCKGCAKSNESDSKNKKVKKGKSKSSTKKGRSRSNDMWQPEDDWPRSTWVCLSCGFIGCGSIPDSFEKGGNKENGLKLSSEEAIDRGHAWQHFLGLNHPCAMQCGDRILFRCFLCKSTLQYDFSKASNGKDKVIDCEGDWSLSILQAWKAVQEKLVKESSTVNGICSVMNKEIRQEKSGTVLIEDKADGLVLCGRVIKGLMNLGNTCFFNSVLQNMLALDELRDHFTQPNVEFLGQVSLSLRNLYMETSLERQQGDKAKELDSCLLNANTKKGRRSRMPPTSGKGVISPGSLFNAICAKAPRFRGFQQQDSHELLKYLLDSLKTEESNESKLQRKQLNKSPGESDNEQLSSRQFRTHMHTNERNSHSDTLTLVDSIFGGQLSSTVRCCVCGFSSVMHEPFLDLSLPIPRNEMPKRSSIRGQNKFASASTLEKCSPKKQLQKDASKERKKQGKKSQVSPMTKSEAKEMIVCSGKFSSAASVENIIPDTPNGPTTRGDPEQLNCLLPLKQSAEGPCQSTFDLSETMERIEESDVKSIDCNCNGILLDNSETISVKQTSNNISICQNGHNVDENTIFSPSENAMVMQSHSDCQDRSAIYNNEKNGEFEEEDKPFLVADKDFYNGLNAGEGVGVGTTNDSELFTRSNTSKDCHKHFDVKSVLAMDSEHVPMECDGIELVDQDTPSSEKQQEEKCEVENNICQENGRQDICEAETNAATERSNMISTEVFSNAIVPMSIDGCFTSFTRPELLSGDNAWECDGCSARFGNESSNDKTARLEDAINMKFSAALDFEGGQDKTIHKRGTHIENDKNPSQSCAKEDKEFDGTKKLSSLNDQGSGQLSSPQKQQMGTVDFGSCDIVQENEINFRPKRVATRSSLRMAERIFKESGDLKEDFAKVDVHQQKGFRSCGRKQKMENIDAMGTNLEPKRVKRDATKQYLISKAPNVLIVHLKRFTQDLRGRLSKLSGHVTFQDKLDLSPYLDPKCTERESSIYSLTGVVEHLGSMKGGHYVAYVRGPQEEKQQDIANDDCTGQSRWYYISDAHVSKSSLLDVLGSEAYLLFYQKF